The following are from one region of the Channa argus isolate prfri chromosome 6, Channa argus male v1.0, whole genome shotgun sequence genome:
- the rinl gene encoding ras and Rab interactor 2 isoform X2: MIVSRAVHSAINGTTAIPWRSSRRKLSLLEQLRGCQEAWCPGAPWDREGAHAAICGTPAGSFLVVRDSVTSQPSLLCVSAGGENDPVLDYNIKSINKVFQLSESRLSFSDLAELVLFYSFTRDVLAVCLSIPQCIYSVTDKNKDRLSQLEPKMWLCTPPDQQTDEMTHREPSIVMCSIQLTSTNGALCVINPLYLREHGDDWLTNRATGTQCAMLPSNFRRERRLTTTRTWAGAGIHTKRAISLEQEPSAASTESSGLTRAKSADSPQCPLTASPPAVPTGVVLRRPSRDAACSQENRLSTESLTPPTPLNLGSLSGTVSEVQHHGSPVPMSPHRVSWIEDGVWQSPPRPSSLLQPPSLELDSLSISSIEEEQESQMQSSTIHHPSAHRLADKVLHRLSAVSQALGGLVSQKKRLINRVQELSERKGGAFTDNVKGFIEMTLKCGVDSERLTGSEFLQEVRSSLTSLRETLLDHPEIQTVLDSITDLSDLEIDSLVELSLHKVALKPVSAHLYSCIRNSRTNDGTFERLQSNLRLLEKNKLAELGGSAGVGVPDNVTLERIQQRWTSMHEAYSPNKKVQILLKVCKSIYHSMSANASSAGTVFGADDFLPCLTWVLLRCDVVTLQIDTDYLMELLDPTQLKGEGGYYLTTLYASLYYISSFRPRMAARQLSVEAQNSLNQWHRRRTLHCNQSRRSKNRRTFRRQPSRDRGSKNLETNTESNNESAKGNDSVDVNSEQQPEGTEMLQPLTEERERGQRVEDESQMSNPALDHHEQGTVVSEQESRQSVCAAEGQKDYCK; the protein is encoded by the exons AGTTTCCTGGTTGTGCGGGACTCTGTGACGTCTCAGCCCAGCCTGCTGTGCGTGTCTGCCGGAGGAGAGAATGACCCCGTTCTTGATTATAACATCAAAAGCATTAACAAAG tCTTCCAGCTGTCTGAATCtcgtctttctttctctgactTGGCTGAGTTGGTGCTCTTCTACTCTTTCACCAG GGATGTGTTGGCTGTTTGTCTGTCTATACCTCAGTGCATCTACAGTGTAACTGACAAGAACAAAGATCGTCTCTCTCAGCTTGAACCCA AAATGTGGCTTTGCACACCGCCTGATCAACAGACTGATGAAATGACCCACAGGGAGCCAAGCATTGTAATGTGCTCCATACAG CTTACTTCAACAAATGGGGCCCTGTGTGTTATCAATCCCCTTTACCTTCGTGAACATGGAGATGACTGGCTGACCAACAGGGCAACTGGCACGCAGTGTGCCATGCTGCCATCGAATTTCAGGCGAGAACGACGCCTCACCACCACTCGAACATGGGCAGGTGCAGGGATACACACTAAACGAGCCATCTCTTTGGAACAGGAACCGTCTGCTGCCAGTACAGAGAGCTCAG GTTTAACCAGAGCCAAGTCCGCTGATTCACCACAATGCCCCCTAACCGCTTCACCACCAGCTGTTCCAACAGGCGTAGTTCTTAGGAGGCCCAGCAGAGATGCTGCCTGCAGCCAAGAAAACAGACTGAGCACCGAGAGCTTGACTCCACCTACTCCGTTGAATCTTGGAAGTCTCAGTGGCACAGTGTCTGAGGTGCAGCACCATGGCAGCCCTGTGCCTATGTCTCCTCACAGGGTATCCTGGATTGAAGATGGAGTCTGGCAATCCCCGCCCAGGCCTTCCTCCTTGCTTCAGCCCCCATCTCTCGAGCTTGACTCACTGTCAATCAGCAGCATAGAGGAAGAACAAGAGTCCCAAATGCAGAGCTCCACAATCCACCACCCGTCTGCTCACCGGTTGGCTGACAAGGTCCTACATCGACTATCGGCAGTTAGCCAGGCTCTTGGGGGGCTGGTGAGTCAGAAGAAAAGACTGATTAATCGTGTACAGGAGCTGAGCGAGCGGAAAGGTGGGGCATTTACAGACAATGTGAAAGGATTTATTGAGATGACGCTGAAGTGTGGAGTTGACTCTGAAAGGCTTACAGGGTCAGAGTTCTTGCAGGAAGTAAGGTCATCACTTACATCGCTGAGGGAAACACTGTTGGACCATCCAGAAATCCAGACAGTGTTGGACAGCATTACTGACCTAAGTGACTTGGAGATAG ACTCTCTGGTTGAGCTCTCCCTCCATAAAGTGGCTCTGAAGCCAGTCTCTGCACATCTCTACTCCTGTATTCGCAATTCCCGAACCAATGACGGCACCTTTGAGCGTCTCCAGAGCAACCTGCGTTTGCTGGAAAAGAACAAGTTAGCGGAACTAGGGGGTTCAGCAGGAGTTGGAGTTCCTGACAACGTCACCCTGGAACGGATCCAGCAGAGGTGGACTAGCATGCATGAGGCATACTCCCCTAACAAGAAGGTCCAAATTCTGCTTAAAGTCTGCAAGAGCATCTATCACAGCATGAGTGCTAATGCAAGCTCAG CGGGTACAGTGTTTGGTGCAGATGATTTCTTGCCCTGCCTGACATGGGTGCTTCTCCGTTGCGACGTTGTCACCTTACAGATTGACACAGACTACTTGATGGAGCTGCTGGACCCCACACAGCTAAAAGGAGAGG GTGGGTACTACCTTACGACTCTATACGCCTCTCTCTATTACATCAGCAGTTTCCGTCCTCGAATGGCTGCTCGGCAACTCAGTGTTGAAGCCCAAAACTCCCTTAACCAATGGCATCGCAGGCGCACCCTACACTGCAACCAATCTCGTCGCAGCAAAAATCGGCGGACCTTTCGCAGGCAGCCAAGTCGAGACAGGGGTTCGAAGAATTTAGAGACAAATACTGAGAGCAATAATGAAAGTGCAAAAGGAAATGATTCTGTAGATGTTAACTCAGAGCAGCAACCAGAAGGCACAGAGATGCTGCAGCCactgactgaagagagagagagaggacaaagGGTCGAGGATGAATCTCAAATGTCTAATCCAGCACTGGACCATCATGAGCAAGGAACAGTAGTTAGTGAACAGGAAAGTAGACAGAGTGTATGTGCAGCAGAAGGACAGAAAGACTACTGtaaatga
- the rinl gene encoding ras and Rab interactor 2 isoform X4, whose amino-acid sequence MTLQNGYARCRENSFLVVRDSVTSQPSLLCVSAGGENDPVLDYNIKSINKVFQLSESRLSFSDLAELVLFYSFTRDVLAVCLSIPQCIYSVTDKNKDRLSQLEPKMWLCTPPDQQTDEMTHREPSIVMCSIQLTSTNGALCVINPLYLREHGDDWLTNRATGTQCAMLPSNFRRERRLTTTRTWAGAGIHTKRAISLEQEPSAASTESSGLTRAKSADSPQCPLTASPPAVPTGVVLRRPSRDAACSQENRLSTESLTPPTPLNLGSLSGTVSEVQHHGSPVPMSPHRVSWIEDGVWQSPPRPSSLLQPPSLELDSLSISSIEEEQESQMQSSTIHHPSAHRLADKVLHRLSAVSQALGGLVSQKKRLINRVQELSERKGGAFTDNVKGFIEMTLKCGVDSERLTGSEFLQEVRSSLTSLRETLLDHPEIQTVLDSITDLSDLEIDSLVELSLHKVALKPVSAHLYSCIRNSRTNDGTFERLQSNLRLLEKNKLAELGGSAGVGVPDNVTLERIQQRWTSMHEAYSPNKKVQILLKVCKSIYHSMSANASSAGTVFGADDFLPCLTWVLLRCDVVTLQIDTDYLMELLDPTQLKGEGGYYLTTLYASLYYISSFRPRMAARQLSVEAQNSLNQWHRRRTLHCNQSRRSKNRRTFRRQPSRDRGSKNLETNTESNNESAKGNDSVDVNSEQQPEGTEMLQPLTEERERGQRVEDESQMSNPALDHHEQGTVVSEQESRQSVCAAEGQKDYCK is encoded by the exons AGTTTCCTGGTTGTGCGGGACTCTGTGACGTCTCAGCCCAGCCTGCTGTGCGTGTCTGCCGGAGGAGAGAATGACCCCGTTCTTGATTATAACATCAAAAGCATTAACAAAG tCTTCCAGCTGTCTGAATCtcgtctttctttctctgactTGGCTGAGTTGGTGCTCTTCTACTCTTTCACCAG GGATGTGTTGGCTGTTTGTCTGTCTATACCTCAGTGCATCTACAGTGTAACTGACAAGAACAAAGATCGTCTCTCTCAGCTTGAACCCA AAATGTGGCTTTGCACACCGCCTGATCAACAGACTGATGAAATGACCCACAGGGAGCCAAGCATTGTAATGTGCTCCATACAG CTTACTTCAACAAATGGGGCCCTGTGTGTTATCAATCCCCTTTACCTTCGTGAACATGGAGATGACTGGCTGACCAACAGGGCAACTGGCACGCAGTGTGCCATGCTGCCATCGAATTTCAGGCGAGAACGACGCCTCACCACCACTCGAACATGGGCAGGTGCAGGGATACACACTAAACGAGCCATCTCTTTGGAACAGGAACCGTCTGCTGCCAGTACAGAGAGCTCAG GTTTAACCAGAGCCAAGTCCGCTGATTCACCACAATGCCCCCTAACCGCTTCACCACCAGCTGTTCCAACAGGCGTAGTTCTTAGGAGGCCCAGCAGAGATGCTGCCTGCAGCCAAGAAAACAGACTGAGCACCGAGAGCTTGACTCCACCTACTCCGTTGAATCTTGGAAGTCTCAGTGGCACAGTGTCTGAGGTGCAGCACCATGGCAGCCCTGTGCCTATGTCTCCTCACAGGGTATCCTGGATTGAAGATGGAGTCTGGCAATCCCCGCCCAGGCCTTCCTCCTTGCTTCAGCCCCCATCTCTCGAGCTTGACTCACTGTCAATCAGCAGCATAGAGGAAGAACAAGAGTCCCAAATGCAGAGCTCCACAATCCACCACCCGTCTGCTCACCGGTTGGCTGACAAGGTCCTACATCGACTATCGGCAGTTAGCCAGGCTCTTGGGGGGCTGGTGAGTCAGAAGAAAAGACTGATTAATCGTGTACAGGAGCTGAGCGAGCGGAAAGGTGGGGCATTTACAGACAATGTGAAAGGATTTATTGAGATGACGCTGAAGTGTGGAGTTGACTCTGAAAGGCTTACAGGGTCAGAGTTCTTGCAGGAAGTAAGGTCATCACTTACATCGCTGAGGGAAACACTGTTGGACCATCCAGAAATCCAGACAGTGTTGGACAGCATTACTGACCTAAGTGACTTGGAGATAG ACTCTCTGGTTGAGCTCTCCCTCCATAAAGTGGCTCTGAAGCCAGTCTCTGCACATCTCTACTCCTGTATTCGCAATTCCCGAACCAATGACGGCACCTTTGAGCGTCTCCAGAGCAACCTGCGTTTGCTGGAAAAGAACAAGTTAGCGGAACTAGGGGGTTCAGCAGGAGTTGGAGTTCCTGACAACGTCACCCTGGAACGGATCCAGCAGAGGTGGACTAGCATGCATGAGGCATACTCCCCTAACAAGAAGGTCCAAATTCTGCTTAAAGTCTGCAAGAGCATCTATCACAGCATGAGTGCTAATGCAAGCTCAG CGGGTACAGTGTTTGGTGCAGATGATTTCTTGCCCTGCCTGACATGGGTGCTTCTCCGTTGCGACGTTGTCACCTTACAGATTGACACAGACTACTTGATGGAGCTGCTGGACCCCACACAGCTAAAAGGAGAGG GTGGGTACTACCTTACGACTCTATACGCCTCTCTCTATTACATCAGCAGTTTCCGTCCTCGAATGGCTGCTCGGCAACTCAGTGTTGAAGCCCAAAACTCCCTTAACCAATGGCATCGCAGGCGCACCCTACACTGCAACCAATCTCGTCGCAGCAAAAATCGGCGGACCTTTCGCAGGCAGCCAAGTCGAGACAGGGGTTCGAAGAATTTAGAGACAAATACTGAGAGCAATAATGAAAGTGCAAAAGGAAATGATTCTGTAGATGTTAACTCAGAGCAGCAACCAGAAGGCACAGAGATGCTGCAGCCactgactgaagagagagagagaggacaaagGGTCGAGGATGAATCTCAAATGTCTAATCCAGCACTGGACCATCATGAGCAAGGAACAGTAGTTAGTGAACAGGAAAGTAGACAGAGTGTATGTGCAGCAGAAGGACAGAAAGACTACTGtaaatga
- the rinl gene encoding ras and Rab interactor 2 isoform X3, with product MTLQNGYARCRENSFLVVRDSVTSQPSLLCVSAGGENDPVLDYNIKSINKDLLDPSHTNYSANTCVFQLSESRLSFSDLAELVLFYSFTRDVLAVCLSIPQCIYSVTDKNKDRLSQLEPKMWLCTPPDQQTDEMTHREPSIVMCSIQLTSTNGALCVINPLYLREHGDDWLTNRATGTQCAMLPSNFRRERRLTTTRTWAGAGIHTKRAISLEQEPSAASTESSGLTRAKSADSPQCPLTASPPAVPTGVVLRRPSRDAACSQENRLSTESLTPPTPLNLGSLSGTVSEVQHHGSPVPMSPHRVSWIEDGVWQSPPRPSSLLQPPSLELDSLSISSIEEEQESQMQSSTIHHPSAHRLADKVLHRLSAVSQALGGLVSQKKRLINRVQELSERKGGAFTDNVKGFIEMTLKCGVDSERLTGSEFLQEVRSSLTSLRETLLDHPEIQTVLDSITDLSDLEIDSLVELSLHKVALKPVSAHLYSCIRNSRTNDGTFERLQSNLRLLEKNKLAELGGSAGVGVPDNVTLERIQQRWTSMHEAYSPNKKVQILLKVCKSIYHSMSANASSAGTVFGADDFLPCLTWVLLRCDVVTLQIDTDYLMELLDPTQLKGEGGYYLTTLYASLYYISSFRPRMAARQLSVEAQNSLNQWHRRRTLHCNQSRRSKNRRTFRRQPSRDRGSKNLETNTESNNESAKGNDSVDVNSEQQPEGTEMLQPLTEERERGQRVEDESQMSNPALDHHEQGTVVSEQESRQSVCAAEGQKDYCK from the exons AGTTTCCTGGTTGTGCGGGACTCTGTGACGTCTCAGCCCAGCCTGCTGTGCGTGTCTGCCGGAGGAGAGAATGACCCCGTTCTTGATTATAACATCAAAAGCATTAACAAAG ATCTCCTCGATCCTTCACACACTAACTACTCTGCAAATACATGTG tCTTCCAGCTGTCTGAATCtcgtctttctttctctgactTGGCTGAGTTGGTGCTCTTCTACTCTTTCACCAG GGATGTGTTGGCTGTTTGTCTGTCTATACCTCAGTGCATCTACAGTGTAACTGACAAGAACAAAGATCGTCTCTCTCAGCTTGAACCCA AAATGTGGCTTTGCACACCGCCTGATCAACAGACTGATGAAATGACCCACAGGGAGCCAAGCATTGTAATGTGCTCCATACAG CTTACTTCAACAAATGGGGCCCTGTGTGTTATCAATCCCCTTTACCTTCGTGAACATGGAGATGACTGGCTGACCAACAGGGCAACTGGCACGCAGTGTGCCATGCTGCCATCGAATTTCAGGCGAGAACGACGCCTCACCACCACTCGAACATGGGCAGGTGCAGGGATACACACTAAACGAGCCATCTCTTTGGAACAGGAACCGTCTGCTGCCAGTACAGAGAGCTCAG GTTTAACCAGAGCCAAGTCCGCTGATTCACCACAATGCCCCCTAACCGCTTCACCACCAGCTGTTCCAACAGGCGTAGTTCTTAGGAGGCCCAGCAGAGATGCTGCCTGCAGCCAAGAAAACAGACTGAGCACCGAGAGCTTGACTCCACCTACTCCGTTGAATCTTGGAAGTCTCAGTGGCACAGTGTCTGAGGTGCAGCACCATGGCAGCCCTGTGCCTATGTCTCCTCACAGGGTATCCTGGATTGAAGATGGAGTCTGGCAATCCCCGCCCAGGCCTTCCTCCTTGCTTCAGCCCCCATCTCTCGAGCTTGACTCACTGTCAATCAGCAGCATAGAGGAAGAACAAGAGTCCCAAATGCAGAGCTCCACAATCCACCACCCGTCTGCTCACCGGTTGGCTGACAAGGTCCTACATCGACTATCGGCAGTTAGCCAGGCTCTTGGGGGGCTGGTGAGTCAGAAGAAAAGACTGATTAATCGTGTACAGGAGCTGAGCGAGCGGAAAGGTGGGGCATTTACAGACAATGTGAAAGGATTTATTGAGATGACGCTGAAGTGTGGAGTTGACTCTGAAAGGCTTACAGGGTCAGAGTTCTTGCAGGAAGTAAGGTCATCACTTACATCGCTGAGGGAAACACTGTTGGACCATCCAGAAATCCAGACAGTGTTGGACAGCATTACTGACCTAAGTGACTTGGAGATAG ACTCTCTGGTTGAGCTCTCCCTCCATAAAGTGGCTCTGAAGCCAGTCTCTGCACATCTCTACTCCTGTATTCGCAATTCCCGAACCAATGACGGCACCTTTGAGCGTCTCCAGAGCAACCTGCGTTTGCTGGAAAAGAACAAGTTAGCGGAACTAGGGGGTTCAGCAGGAGTTGGAGTTCCTGACAACGTCACCCTGGAACGGATCCAGCAGAGGTGGACTAGCATGCATGAGGCATACTCCCCTAACAAGAAGGTCCAAATTCTGCTTAAAGTCTGCAAGAGCATCTATCACAGCATGAGTGCTAATGCAAGCTCAG CGGGTACAGTGTTTGGTGCAGATGATTTCTTGCCCTGCCTGACATGGGTGCTTCTCCGTTGCGACGTTGTCACCTTACAGATTGACACAGACTACTTGATGGAGCTGCTGGACCCCACACAGCTAAAAGGAGAGG GTGGGTACTACCTTACGACTCTATACGCCTCTCTCTATTACATCAGCAGTTTCCGTCCTCGAATGGCTGCTCGGCAACTCAGTGTTGAAGCCCAAAACTCCCTTAACCAATGGCATCGCAGGCGCACCCTACACTGCAACCAATCTCGTCGCAGCAAAAATCGGCGGACCTTTCGCAGGCAGCCAAGTCGAGACAGGGGTTCGAAGAATTTAGAGACAAATACTGAGAGCAATAATGAAAGTGCAAAAGGAAATGATTCTGTAGATGTTAACTCAGAGCAGCAACCAGAAGGCACAGAGATGCTGCAGCCactgactgaagagagagagagaggacaaagGGTCGAGGATGAATCTCAAATGTCTAATCCAGCACTGGACCATCATGAGCAAGGAACAGTAGTTAGTGAACAGGAAAGTAGACAGAGTGTATGTGCAGCAGAAGGACAGAAAGACTACTGtaaatga
- the rinl gene encoding ras and Rab interactor 2 isoform X1, whose product MAVHSAINGTTAIPWRSSRRKLSLLEQLRGCQEAWCPGAPWDREGAHAAICGTPAGSFLVVRDSVTSQPSLLCVSAGGENDPVLDYNIKSINKDLLDPSHTNYSANTCVFQLSESRLSFSDLAELVLFYSFTRDVLAVCLSIPQCIYSVTDKNKDRLSQLEPKMWLCTPPDQQTDEMTHREPSIVMCSIQLTSTNGALCVINPLYLREHGDDWLTNRATGTQCAMLPSNFRRERRLTTTRTWAGAGIHTKRAISLEQEPSAASTESSGLTRAKSADSPQCPLTASPPAVPTGVVLRRPSRDAACSQENRLSTESLTPPTPLNLGSLSGTVSEVQHHGSPVPMSPHRVSWIEDGVWQSPPRPSSLLQPPSLELDSLSISSIEEEQESQMQSSTIHHPSAHRLADKVLHRLSAVSQALGGLVSQKKRLINRVQELSERKGGAFTDNVKGFIEMTLKCGVDSERLTGSEFLQEVRSSLTSLRETLLDHPEIQTVLDSITDLSDLEIDSLVELSLHKVALKPVSAHLYSCIRNSRTNDGTFERLQSNLRLLEKNKLAELGGSAGVGVPDNVTLERIQQRWTSMHEAYSPNKKVQILLKVCKSIYHSMSANASSAGTVFGADDFLPCLTWVLLRCDVVTLQIDTDYLMELLDPTQLKGEGGYYLTTLYASLYYISSFRPRMAARQLSVEAQNSLNQWHRRRTLHCNQSRRSKNRRTFRRQPSRDRGSKNLETNTESNNESAKGNDSVDVNSEQQPEGTEMLQPLTEERERGQRVEDESQMSNPALDHHEQGTVVSEQESRQSVCAAEGQKDYCK is encoded by the exons AGTTTCCTGGTTGTGCGGGACTCTGTGACGTCTCAGCCCAGCCTGCTGTGCGTGTCTGCCGGAGGAGAGAATGACCCCGTTCTTGATTATAACATCAAAAGCATTAACAAAG ATCTCCTCGATCCTTCACACACTAACTACTCTGCAAATACATGTG tCTTCCAGCTGTCTGAATCtcgtctttctttctctgactTGGCTGAGTTGGTGCTCTTCTACTCTTTCACCAG GGATGTGTTGGCTGTTTGTCTGTCTATACCTCAGTGCATCTACAGTGTAACTGACAAGAACAAAGATCGTCTCTCTCAGCTTGAACCCA AAATGTGGCTTTGCACACCGCCTGATCAACAGACTGATGAAATGACCCACAGGGAGCCAAGCATTGTAATGTGCTCCATACAG CTTACTTCAACAAATGGGGCCCTGTGTGTTATCAATCCCCTTTACCTTCGTGAACATGGAGATGACTGGCTGACCAACAGGGCAACTGGCACGCAGTGTGCCATGCTGCCATCGAATTTCAGGCGAGAACGACGCCTCACCACCACTCGAACATGGGCAGGTGCAGGGATACACACTAAACGAGCCATCTCTTTGGAACAGGAACCGTCTGCTGCCAGTACAGAGAGCTCAG GTTTAACCAGAGCCAAGTCCGCTGATTCACCACAATGCCCCCTAACCGCTTCACCACCAGCTGTTCCAACAGGCGTAGTTCTTAGGAGGCCCAGCAGAGATGCTGCCTGCAGCCAAGAAAACAGACTGAGCACCGAGAGCTTGACTCCACCTACTCCGTTGAATCTTGGAAGTCTCAGTGGCACAGTGTCTGAGGTGCAGCACCATGGCAGCCCTGTGCCTATGTCTCCTCACAGGGTATCCTGGATTGAAGATGGAGTCTGGCAATCCCCGCCCAGGCCTTCCTCCTTGCTTCAGCCCCCATCTCTCGAGCTTGACTCACTGTCAATCAGCAGCATAGAGGAAGAACAAGAGTCCCAAATGCAGAGCTCCACAATCCACCACCCGTCTGCTCACCGGTTGGCTGACAAGGTCCTACATCGACTATCGGCAGTTAGCCAGGCTCTTGGGGGGCTGGTGAGTCAGAAGAAAAGACTGATTAATCGTGTACAGGAGCTGAGCGAGCGGAAAGGTGGGGCATTTACAGACAATGTGAAAGGATTTATTGAGATGACGCTGAAGTGTGGAGTTGACTCTGAAAGGCTTACAGGGTCAGAGTTCTTGCAGGAAGTAAGGTCATCACTTACATCGCTGAGGGAAACACTGTTGGACCATCCAGAAATCCAGACAGTGTTGGACAGCATTACTGACCTAAGTGACTTGGAGATAG ACTCTCTGGTTGAGCTCTCCCTCCATAAAGTGGCTCTGAAGCCAGTCTCTGCACATCTCTACTCCTGTATTCGCAATTCCCGAACCAATGACGGCACCTTTGAGCGTCTCCAGAGCAACCTGCGTTTGCTGGAAAAGAACAAGTTAGCGGAACTAGGGGGTTCAGCAGGAGTTGGAGTTCCTGACAACGTCACCCTGGAACGGATCCAGCAGAGGTGGACTAGCATGCATGAGGCATACTCCCCTAACAAGAAGGTCCAAATTCTGCTTAAAGTCTGCAAGAGCATCTATCACAGCATGAGTGCTAATGCAAGCTCAG CGGGTACAGTGTTTGGTGCAGATGATTTCTTGCCCTGCCTGACATGGGTGCTTCTCCGTTGCGACGTTGTCACCTTACAGATTGACACAGACTACTTGATGGAGCTGCTGGACCCCACACAGCTAAAAGGAGAGG GTGGGTACTACCTTACGACTCTATACGCCTCTCTCTATTACATCAGCAGTTTCCGTCCTCGAATGGCTGCTCGGCAACTCAGTGTTGAAGCCCAAAACTCCCTTAACCAATGGCATCGCAGGCGCACCCTACACTGCAACCAATCTCGTCGCAGCAAAAATCGGCGGACCTTTCGCAGGCAGCCAAGTCGAGACAGGGGTTCGAAGAATTTAGAGACAAATACTGAGAGCAATAATGAAAGTGCAAAAGGAAATGATTCTGTAGATGTTAACTCAGAGCAGCAACCAGAAGGCACAGAGATGCTGCAGCCactgactgaagagagagagagaggacaaagGGTCGAGGATGAATCTCAAATGTCTAATCCAGCACTGGACCATCATGAGCAAGGAACAGTAGTTAGTGAACAGGAAAGTAGACAGAGTGTATGTGCAGCAGAAGGACAGAAAGACTACTGtaaatga